Proteins found in one Luteimonas chenhongjianii genomic segment:
- the xylA gene encoding xylose isomerase yields MSAQHFIGDREYFPGIGTIPFEGRDSDNPLAFKVYEANRRIGGKTMAEHLRFAVCYWHTFSNAGQDPFGPGTRRFPWEGGTPLAAAEAKVDAAFEFFTKLGVPYWCFHDVDLSPDSEDIGEYEKNLKHMVALAKERQQATGMQLLWGTANLFSHPRYMNGASTNPDFAVVARAAVQVKAALEATVELGGEHYVFWGGREGYASLHNTDMKRELQHFARFLTMARDYGRSIGLKGNFLIEPKPMEPMKHQYDFDSATVAGFLKEHGLEKDFKLNIEANHATLSGHTFEHDLQVASDHGLLGSIDANRGNAQNGWDTDQFPTDLYDTVGAMLVVLRQGGIEGGLNFDAKPRRESTDMEDLFIAHIGGMDAFARGLEVAHALLEDSPWEQWRKERYASFDSGDGQAFEAGRLSLTDLYGIASKAGEPQQRSGRQEAYENLLNQYLLR; encoded by the coding sequence ATGAGCGCACAGCATTTCATCGGTGACCGCGAGTACTTCCCCGGCATCGGCACCATCCCGTTCGAAGGTCGCGATTCCGACAATCCGCTCGCCTTCAAGGTCTACGAGGCGAACCGCCGCATCGGCGGCAAGACGATGGCCGAACACCTGCGGTTCGCCGTCTGCTACTGGCACACGTTCTCCAATGCCGGCCAGGATCCCTTCGGTCCCGGCACGCGGCGTTTCCCCTGGGAGGGCGGCACGCCGCTCGCCGCCGCCGAGGCAAAGGTCGACGCCGCGTTCGAATTCTTCACCAAGCTCGGCGTGCCGTACTGGTGCTTCCACGATGTCGACCTGTCGCCGGATTCCGAAGACATCGGCGAGTACGAGAAGAACCTCAAGCACATGGTCGCGCTTGCCAAGGAGCGGCAGCAGGCCACCGGCATGCAACTGCTGTGGGGCACGGCCAACCTGTTCTCGCACCCGCGCTACATGAACGGTGCCTCGACCAATCCCGATTTCGCAGTGGTCGCGCGCGCTGCCGTGCAGGTCAAGGCGGCGCTGGAGGCGACGGTCGAGCTGGGCGGCGAGCACTACGTGTTCTGGGGCGGCCGCGAGGGCTACGCCAGCCTGCACAACACCGACATGAAGCGTGAGCTGCAGCATTTCGCCCGCTTCCTGACCATGGCGCGCGACTACGGACGCAGCATCGGCCTCAAGGGCAACTTCCTCATCGAGCCCAAGCCGATGGAGCCGATGAAGCACCAGTACGACTTCGACAGCGCGACCGTCGCCGGCTTCCTCAAGGAGCACGGCCTCGAGAAGGACTTCAAGCTCAACATCGAAGCGAACCACGCGACGCTGTCGGGCCATACCTTCGAGCACGACCTGCAGGTGGCCAGCGATCACGGCCTGCTCGGCAGCATCGATGCCAACCGCGGCAATGCGCAGAACGGCTGGGATACCGACCAGTTCCCGACCGATCTCTACGACACCGTCGGCGCGATGCTGGTGGTGCTGCGCCAGGGCGGCATCGAGGGTGGCCTCAACTTCGATGCCAAGCCGCGGCGCGAATCCACCGACATGGAGGACCTGTTCATTGCCCACATCGGCGGCATGGATGCGTTCGCCCGGGGTCTGGAAGTGGCGCACGCACTGCTCGAGGACTCGCCGTGGGAGCAGTGGCGCAAAGAGCGCTACGCGAGCTTCGATTCCGGTGACGGCCAGGCCTTCGAAGCCGGCCGCCTGTCGCTGACCGATCTGTACGGCATCGCCTCGAAGGCCGGCGAGCCGCAGCAGCGCAGCGGCCGCCAGGAAGCCTACGAGAACCTGCTCAACCAGTACCTGCTGCGCTGA
- the xylB gene encoding xylulokinase, which produces MTVVAGLDAGTQSVKLVVYDADARVVLASASAPLDLTSGDDGSREQDPAAWVDAMRACFAAIDVGLRHRIAALGVSGQQHGFVPVDEAGQVLGPAKLWCDTSTSAQCGPIMDAVGGPARCIELAGNPILAGYTASKLPWTREHRPEVYARLATILLPHDYLNFVLTGERYCEHGDASGTGWLDVRTRQWSAELLAATDAGRDLGGCLPPLVDADASFAILPGIATELGLSRDVRVSAGGGDNMMAAIGTGCVSEGRLTMSLGTSGTLFAYADQPIVDPGGAWAAFCSSSGGWLPLICTMNCTVVTEQVAKMFGFSTRDGDARIDATQPGADGLTFLPFLNGERTPDLPLGKGVLAGLAPHNMREAQIYRAAMEGATYSLRYGYDAFVAAGMQFDRIALTGGGANSAAWRQMVADVFDCPVDVPAQTESAAFGAALQALWSLSRSRGEATTLAALAAEHVAVDPALGCSPDPERVRAYRPAYQRFLRHLDAVRPLYAESPPAPLQ; this is translated from the coding sequence GTGACGGTCGTCGCAGGCCTCGACGCGGGAACGCAGAGCGTCAAGCTGGTGGTGTACGACGCGGACGCGCGCGTGGTCCTCGCCAGTGCCAGTGCCCCGCTCGATCTGACGAGTGGCGATGACGGCAGCCGGGAGCAGGATCCTGCCGCCTGGGTGGATGCGATGCGCGCTTGCTTCGCGGCGATCGACGTCGGCCTGCGTCATCGCATCGCTGCGCTCGGCGTGTCCGGGCAACAGCATGGTTTCGTGCCGGTCGATGAGGCGGGGCAGGTACTCGGTCCGGCCAAGCTGTGGTGCGACACCAGCACGAGCGCCCAGTGCGGCCCGATCATGGACGCGGTAGGCGGGCCCGCGCGCTGCATCGAACTGGCGGGGAATCCGATCCTGGCCGGCTACACCGCATCCAAGCTGCCCTGGACGCGCGAACACCGGCCGGAGGTCTACGCCAGGCTCGCGACGATCCTGCTGCCGCACGACTATCTGAATTTCGTCCTCACCGGCGAGCGCTACTGCGAGCACGGCGATGCGTCGGGCACCGGCTGGCTGGATGTGCGCACACGGCAGTGGTCGGCGGAGCTGCTGGCGGCGACCGATGCGGGGCGCGACCTCGGCGGCTGCCTGCCGCCCCTGGTCGATGCGGATGCGTCGTTCGCGATCCTGCCCGGTATCGCCACCGAGCTCGGCCTGTCGCGGGATGTGCGCGTGTCCGCCGGCGGCGGCGACAACATGATGGCCGCGATCGGCACCGGCTGCGTGAGCGAAGGCCGGCTGACGATGAGCCTGGGGACGTCGGGCACGCTGTTCGCGTATGCCGACCAGCCGATCGTCGACCCCGGCGGCGCCTGGGCTGCGTTCTGTTCCTCGAGCGGCGGCTGGCTGCCGCTGATCTGCACGATGAACTGCACCGTCGTCACCGAGCAGGTCGCCAAGATGTTCGGCTTCAGTACCCGCGACGGCGATGCCCGTATCGACGCGACGCAGCCGGGCGCCGACGGCCTCACCTTCCTGCCGTTCCTCAACGGCGAACGCACGCCGGACCTGCCGCTGGGCAAGGGCGTGCTGGCGGGCCTGGCCCCGCACAACATGCGCGAGGCGCAGATCTACCGGGCGGCGATGGAAGGCGCGACCTACAGCCTGCGCTACGGCTACGACGCCTTCGTCGCCGCAGGCATGCAGTTCGATCGCATCGCGCTCACCGGCGGCGGCGCCAACAGCGCGGCATGGCGACAGATGGTGGCGGACGTGTTCGACTGTCCTGTCGACGTGCCCGCCCAGACCGAGAGCGCAGCGTTCGGCGCGGCCTTGCAGGCGCTATGGTCACTGTCGCGCAGTCGCGGCGAGGCGACCACACTGGCCGCACTCGCTGCCGAGCATGTCGCGGTCGATCCGGCGCTGGGCTGTTCGCCCGATCCCGAACGCGTCCGCGCCTATCGACCGGCCTATCAGCGCTTCCTGCGACACCTCGATGCGGTCCGTCCGCTGTACGCCGAGTCGCCGCCCGCCCCACTGCAATGA
- a CDS encoding 2,3-dihydro-2,3-dihydroxybenzoate dehydrogenase, with product MQLTGFDGKIALVTGAAGGIGRAVARLLRQSGATVVATDREASMVEVLDDHDRASAGCAATPRSGVEAAQALGPRRSGAASADREAVPGAGVAGFHPYPLDVADADAVDALVARIEAELGPIDLAVNVAGILSTASVLDLTAEEWRRTFAVNTDGVFHVSQALARVMAPRRRGAMVTVSSNAAGIPRQNMAAYAASKAATTMFVRCLGLELAPLGIRCNIVAPGSTRTPMQTGMWTDAGGEARTIAGTLETFKSGIPLGKLAEPEDIAHAVMFLLSEQAGHIAMSDLYVDGGATLRA from the coding sequence ATGCAGCTCACAGGTTTTGACGGAAAGATCGCCCTCGTGACCGGCGCTGCCGGCGGCATCGGTCGCGCGGTCGCGCGCCTGCTGCGCCAGAGCGGCGCGACAGTGGTCGCAACGGATCGGGAGGCGTCCATGGTCGAGGTGCTCGATGACCATGATCGGGCCTCGGCCGGCTGCGCCGCGACGCCTCGCTCCGGGGTAGAAGCCGCGCAAGCCCTTGGGCCGCGGCGATCAGGCGCCGCGTCTGCGGACAGGGAAGCGGTGCCGGGGGCCGGTGTTGCGGGCTTTCATCCGTATCCGCTCGACGTCGCCGATGCCGACGCCGTCGATGCGCTTGTCGCACGGATCGAAGCCGAGCTCGGCCCCATCGATCTCGCGGTCAATGTCGCCGGCATCCTGTCGACCGCGTCGGTTCTCGACCTCACCGCCGAGGAATGGCGCCGCACCTTTGCCGTGAACACCGACGGCGTATTCCACGTGTCCCAGGCGCTGGCCAGGGTCATGGCACCCCGCCGTCGTGGCGCGATGGTGACCGTCAGTTCCAATGCTGCCGGCATCCCGCGGCAGAACATGGCCGCCTATGCGGCATCCAAGGCCGCGACGACGATGTTCGTGCGCTGCCTCGGCCTGGAGCTCGCGCCGCTCGGCATCCGCTGCAACATCGTCGCGCCGGGCTCGACGCGCACGCCGATGCAGACCGGCATGTGGACCGACGCCGGCGGCGAGGCACGCACCATCGCCGGCACTCTGGAGACGTTCAAGAGCGGCATCCCGCTGGGCAAGCTCGCCGAGCCGGAGGACATCGCGCATGCGGTGATGTTCCTTCTGTCGGAACAGGCCGGGCACATCGCGATGAGCGATCTCTACGTGGACGGCGGCGCCACGCTGCGGGCCTGA
- a CDS encoding non-ribosomal peptide synthetase: MTTAALQTGADVQAAGVPLTEAQAGLWYAQRLAPDNPAFNTAHALWIEGALDVAAFASAADRAAREAPALGLRMRETADGPVQWVDAAHLPQLEIVDLGGEADPHAAARAAMGRDRHAPVDPARDRLALQRLYVLGGDRYVWYLRVHHLATDGYGMALLTERVCALYADAGAAPAFAPLDGVLAEDAAYRASDKRKADAAYWHEALAGMPAATGLGGGFAHAAHDCLRHVEPLGADFRDALARAAAALGQPWPDVLTALTAGYCQRFGGQGEAVVGVPFMGRLGSASARVPAMVMNVLPLRVPAMQDAPLADFMQAMVRGLVRGRRHGRYRGEQLRRDLGLVGGQRRLHGPLINVQPFYRPAKLAGATATLEILATGPVDDITLGFRGDGAQALDLEIEANPDLYTAADVAAHAARLRTFLLAAFECAVQPDAGLDDVPLATPAESRRTLFEFNATAHPVPATSLAALIEASMAATPDAPALMFDGATLTYRELDARTRALAQALRARGAGADHVVAVAMPRSVELIVALVAVLRAGAAYLSMDLAHPLERRARILRSARPIALLAHDDDGIEWPEGLPHYAPRDWPRSSEAEAALPAVDPGHAAYVIYTSGSTGEPKGVVVEHRAIVNRLEWMRTHYGITASDRILQKTPATFDVSVWEFFLPMLAGATLVVAPPDAHRDPVAIAGLIREAGITTLHFVPSMLATFLAAPQARGLSTRRVFVSGEALDADLRDRFHATVDAELHNLYGPTEAAVDVSFWPAGRTDSSRPVPIGFPVWNTRLYVLDARMRPLPPGVVGDLYLGGVQLARGYLGRDDLTAERFLDDPHLPGERIYRTGDLARWREGGAVEFLGRSDHQVKLRGLRIELGEIESAIVASGLASQAAVIVREDRAGDRRLVGYLQPEHGFDPAALRAAIAAQLPDYMVPAAFVALTDWPVTANGKLDRDALPAPAFEAGAIAPARTPTEIALAALFAQTLGVERVGSDSDFFALGGDSLLAVHLLLAIQQHFGRDPGLGALFATPTVAGLSAALDAGSDVDPDHGLAPVIALAQGDTRHAPLFTVHPAGGIAWCYRELAHTLAPTRRVFGLQSPALDLAQPLPGSIEMLAAEYVERVIALQPAGPVHLLGWSVGGILAQAMATRLSSLGREVGLLALLDAYPAEVWRAEPEPDPVAALRALLAIAGYDPEAYPGLQTREAIVDFLRRGDSALGNLPGAVLDGVVRAVTDTNRLVRLHHHTRFDGPILHVRAGRDHAGQPHLQSSLWAPHAARVDSVELPFLHAELTGRDATAYIAPLLDARLAAFDAESG; this comes from the coding sequence ATGACCACTGCGGCACTTCAGACTGGCGCGGACGTACAGGCCGCGGGCGTGCCGCTGACCGAAGCGCAGGCGGGCCTGTGGTATGCGCAGCGCCTGGCGCCGGATAACCCGGCGTTCAACACCGCGCATGCGCTGTGGATCGAAGGCGCGTTGGACGTGGCTGCATTCGCCTCGGCTGCAGATCGCGCCGCGCGCGAAGCGCCTGCACTGGGCCTGCGCATGCGCGAGACCGCCGATGGTCCGGTGCAATGGGTCGATGCCGCGCATCTGCCGCAGCTGGAGATCGTCGATCTCGGCGGCGAGGCCGACCCGCACGCGGCGGCACGCGCGGCGATGGGCCGCGATCGTCATGCGCCGGTGGACCCGGCGCGCGACCGGCTCGCACTGCAGCGGCTGTATGTGCTCGGCGGCGATCGCTACGTCTGGTATCTGCGCGTGCACCACCTGGCCACCGACGGTTATGGCATGGCCTTGCTGACCGAGCGGGTATGCGCGCTGTATGCGGATGCGGGCGCTGCGCCCGCGTTCGCGCCGCTCGACGGCGTGCTGGCCGAGGACGCGGCCTATCGCGCCTCCGACAAGCGCAAAGCCGACGCGGCCTACTGGCACGAGGCGCTGGCGGGCATGCCGGCCGCGACCGGTCTCGGCGGCGGCTTCGCCCACGCCGCGCATGATTGCCTGCGTCATGTCGAGCCTCTGGGTGCGGACTTTCGCGATGCACTCGCGCGCGCCGCCGCAGCGCTCGGCCAGCCCTGGCCGGACGTGCTGACCGCACTCACCGCCGGGTATTGCCAGCGCTTCGGCGGCCAGGGCGAGGCCGTGGTCGGCGTGCCTTTCATGGGGCGGCTGGGCAGCGCCTCGGCGCGCGTGCCGGCGATGGTCATGAATGTACTGCCGCTGCGTGTGCCGGCAATGCAGGATGCGCCGCTCGCGGACTTCATGCAGGCCATGGTCCGCGGCCTGGTGCGCGGCCGCCGTCATGGCCGCTACCGCGGCGAGCAGCTGCGGCGCGATCTCGGCCTGGTCGGCGGCCAGCGGCGCCTGCACGGTCCGCTGATCAACGTCCAGCCGTTCTACCGGCCGGCGAAGCTTGCTGGTGCGACGGCGACGCTGGAAATCCTTGCGACAGGTCCGGTCGACGACATCACGCTCGGCTTCCGCGGCGATGGCGCGCAGGCGCTGGATCTCGAGATCGAGGCGAACCCGGATCTGTATACCGCTGCCGATGTCGCCGCGCATGCGGCGCGGCTGCGCACGTTCCTGCTTGCCGCATTCGAATGCGCGGTGCAACCGGACGCGGGTCTCGACGATGTGCCGCTCGCCACGCCGGCCGAGTCCCGGCGCACGTTGTTCGAGTTCAATGCCACTGCGCATCCGGTGCCCGCAACGAGTCTGGCCGCGCTGATCGAAGCGTCGATGGCCGCCACCCCGGACGCCCCGGCGCTGATGTTCGACGGCGCGACCCTGACCTACCGCGAACTCGATGCGCGCACGCGCGCACTCGCGCAGGCCTTGCGCGCGCGCGGCGCCGGCGCCGACCACGTGGTCGCGGTCGCGATGCCGCGTTCGGTCGAGCTGATCGTCGCGCTGGTCGCGGTACTGCGTGCAGGCGCGGCCTATCTGTCGATGGATCTGGCGCATCCGCTGGAGCGTCGCGCCCGGATCCTGCGATCCGCAAGACCCATTGCGCTGCTCGCGCACGACGATGACGGCATCGAATGGCCGGAAGGTCTGCCGCATTACGCGCCGCGCGATTGGCCGCGGTCCAGTGAGGCGGAAGCCGCGCTGCCGGCGGTCGATCCAGGGCACGCGGCTTACGTCATCTACACCTCCGGCTCGACCGGCGAGCCCAAGGGCGTCGTCGTCGAGCACCGGGCGATCGTCAACCGCCTCGAATGGATGCGCACCCATTACGGCATCACGGCCTCCGACCGCATCCTGCAGAAGACGCCGGCGACCTTCGACGTCTCGGTCTGGGAATTCTTCCTGCCCATGCTGGCCGGCGCCACGCTTGTGGTCGCACCGCCGGACGCGCACCGCGATCCGGTGGCGATCGCGGGGCTGATCCGCGAGGCCGGCATCACCACGTTGCACTTCGTGCCGTCGATGCTGGCCACATTCCTCGCCGCGCCGCAGGCACGCGGGCTGTCGACGCGCCGCGTGTTCGTCAGCGGCGAAGCGCTGGACGCCGACCTGCGCGACCGCTTCCATGCGACGGTCGATGCCGAGCTGCACAATCTCTACGGGCCGACCGAAGCGGCGGTCGACGTCAGCTTCTGGCCGGCCGGCAGGACGGACAGCTCGCGGCCGGTGCCGATCGGGTTCCCGGTCTGGAACACCCGGCTGTACGTGCTCGACGCACGCATGCGGCCGTTGCCACCCGGCGTGGTCGGCGACCTCTACCTCGGCGGCGTGCAGCTTGCGCGCGGTTATCTGGGCCGCGACGACCTGACCGCCGAGCGCTTCCTCGACGATCCGCATCTGCCGGGCGAGCGCATCTACCGCACCGGCGATCTCGCGCGCTGGCGCGAGGGCGGGGCGGTCGAGTTCCTCGGCCGCAGCGACCACCAGGTCAAGCTGCGTGGCCTGCGGATAGAGCTGGGCGAGATCGAATCTGCAATCGTCGCCAGCGGCCTCGCCTCGCAGGCGGCGGTGATCGTGCGCGAGGACCGCGCTGGCGACCGGCGCCTGGTCGGCTACCTGCAGCCCGAACACGGCTTCGACCCTGCGGCCCTGCGTGCGGCCATTGCCGCCCAGTTGCCGGACTATATGGTGCCGGCGGCGTTCGTCGCGCTGACCGACTGGCCGGTGACCGCCAACGGCAAGCTCGACCGCGACGCGCTGCCCGCACCCGCATTCGAAGCGGGCGCGATCGCGCCTGCGCGCACGCCCACCGAGATCGCGCTCGCTGCACTGTTCGCCCAGACCCTCGGCGTCGAGCGCGTCGGCTCGGATTCGGATTTTTTCGCGCTCGGCGGTGATTCGCTGCTCGCCGTGCATCTGCTGCTCGCGATCCAGCAGCACTTCGGCCGCGACCCCGGCCTGGGTGCCCTGTTCGCGACGCCGACCGTCGCGGGCCTGAGCGCCGCGCTTGATGCGGGCAGCGACGTTGATCCCGACCACGGCCTGGCCCCGGTGATCGCGCTCGCGCAGGGCGACACGCGGCACGCACCGTTGTTCACCGTGCATCCGGCCGGCGGCATCGCCTGGTGCTACCGCGAACTCGCACACACGCTCGCGCCGACGCGCAGGGTGTTCGGCCTGCAGTCGCCGGCGCTGGATCTCGCGCAGCCGTTGCCGGGCAGTATCGAGATGCTTGCGGCGGAGTACGTCGAGCGTGTGATCGCGTTGCAGCCCGCGGGCCCGGTGCACCTGCTGGGCTGGTCGGTGGGCGGCATCCTTGCCCAGGCGATGGCCACGCGCCTGAGCAGCCTCGGTCGCGAGGTCGGGCTGCTTGCGCTGCTCGATGCCTACCCGGCCGAGGTCTGGCGCGCGGAGCCCGAGCCCGATCCGGTTGCAGCGCTGCGCGCATTGCTCGCCATCGCCGGCTACGACCCCGAGGCCTATCCCGGCCTGCAGACGCGCGAGGCCATCGTCGATTTCCTGCGTCGTGGCGACAGTGCGCTCGGCAATCTTCCCGGCGCCGTCCTTGACGGCGTGGTGCGCGCGGTCACCGACACCAACCGGCTTGTACGCCTGCACCACCACACGCGCTTCGACGGCCCGATCCTGCACGTCCGCGCCGGGCGCGACCATGCCGGCCAGCCGCATCTGCAGTCGTCGCTGTGGGCGCCGCACGCGGCCCGGGTCGACTCTGTCGAGCTGCCGTTCCTGCACGCCGAGCTGACCGGCCGCGACGCCACCGCCTACATCGCGCCGCTGCTGGACGCGCGTCTTGCAGCGTTCGATGCCGAGTCCGGATGA
- a CDS encoding phosphopantetheine-binding protein, with translation MTTDRTVPLTLERMRADVARLIGEAPEDVGDDDNLMDLGLDSMRVLGLVMAWGEHGLPLEFSHLAEHTTLAGWWQVVQGLQRDLPGAG, from the coding sequence ATGACCACCGACCGGACCGTGCCTCTGACCCTCGAGCGCATGCGCGCCGATGTCGCCAGGCTGATCGGCGAGGCGCCCGAGGACGTCGGCGACGACGACAACCTGATGGACCTGGGCCTGGATTCGATGCGCGTGCTGGGCCTGGTAATGGCCTGGGGCGAACACGGCCTGCCGCTGGAGTTCTCGCATCTGGCCGAACACACCACGCTTGCCGGCTGGTGGCAGGTGGTCCAGGGCCTGCAACGCGACCTGCCAGGCGCCGGATGA
- a CDS encoding isochorismatase family protein: MGLPKIAAYPLPRADELPVARGQWLPQTHRVALLVHDMQRYFLAAFAQDEAPLSHAIANLARLIAHCRSRGIPVFYTAQRGNQDRRDRGLQADLWGPGMQSIPEHESIIEALTPADGDHVLVKHRYSAFQRSNLDTMMRARGRDQLLITGVYAHIGVLSTATEAFQRDIETFVIADALADFSRADHDLALHWIARTCGVPLTTDRLLELLP; encoded by the coding sequence ATGGGCCTTCCGAAGATCGCCGCATATCCGCTGCCCCGCGCCGACGAACTGCCGGTCGCGCGCGGGCAATGGCTGCCGCAGACGCATCGCGTGGCGCTGCTCGTGCACGACATGCAGCGCTACTTCCTGGCAGCCTTCGCCCAGGACGAGGCGCCGCTGTCGCACGCGATCGCCAATCTCGCGCGCCTGATCGCGCATTGCCGCAGTCGCGGCATTCCGGTGTTCTATACCGCGCAGCGCGGCAACCAGGACCGGCGCGACCGCGGCCTGCAGGCCGACCTGTGGGGGCCGGGCATGCAGTCCATTCCCGAACACGAGAGCATCATCGAAGCGCTGACGCCCGCGGACGGCGACCACGTGCTGGTGAAGCATCGATACAGCGCGTTCCAGCGCAGCAATCTCGACACCATGATGCGCGCGCGCGGCCGCGACCAGCTGCTGATCACCGGCGTGTACGCCCACATCGGCGTGCTGTCGACCGCGACCGAAGCCTTCCAGCGCGACATCGAAACCTTCGTCATCGCCGATGCGCTTGCCGACTTCTCGCGTGCCGACCACGACCTCGCGCTGCACTGGATCGCGCGCACCTGCGGCGTGCCGCTGACCACCGACCGACTTCTGGAGCTGTTGCCATGA
- a CDS encoding (2,3-dihydroxybenzoyl)adenylate synthase has product MSEPTARVPLRQIWPDDFVARYRAAGYWRGETFPAFLRARAREFADAIAVVGGDTRWTYAQLWEQAERIAAGLLAQGLVPGDRVVVQLGNIPEFIAVVCALFRAQLVPVYALPAHRLTEVGHFARKSEASAYISADRYEAFDYRALARELQAELPSVRHVFVVGDAAEFVAIGALDGPRDPLPGDPDPQSVAFLQISGGSTGLSKLIPRTHDDYIYSFRASNALCGIDAASVYMVALPAAHNFPMSSPGFFGALYAGARVVLSPGPGPDAAFPLIARERVTCVGLVPPLALLWADAAGRSTHDLSSLQVLQVGGAKLVPEAARRVVAGLGCRLQQVFGMAEGLVNYTRLDDPEELVLTTQGRPISDDDEVLVVDDHGMPVADGEVGHLLARGPYTIRGYHNDAAANARSFTADGFYRTGDMVQRLPSGHLVVQGRATDHINRAGEKISAEEIEDHLLAHPQVFDAAVVSVPDDYLGERSCAFVIPGGEKPRPAELKAWVRGRGLAAFKVPDQIVFVDAFGTTAVGKISRRELRAQLRARFLEDQKDAG; this is encoded by the coding sequence ATGTCCGAGCCGACAGCCCGAGTTCCGCTGCGCCAGATCTGGCCCGATGATTTCGTCGCGCGTTATCGCGCTGCCGGCTACTGGCGCGGCGAGACCTTTCCAGCGTTCCTGCGCGCGCGGGCGCGCGAGTTCGCCGACGCGATCGCCGTGGTGGGCGGCGACACCCGCTGGACCTACGCACAGCTGTGGGAACAGGCCGAACGCATCGCCGCCGGCCTGCTGGCGCAGGGGCTCGTGCCCGGTGATCGTGTCGTCGTGCAGCTGGGCAACATTCCGGAATTCATCGCCGTGGTCTGCGCGCTGTTCCGCGCGCAGCTGGTGCCGGTCTATGCACTGCCGGCGCACCGGCTGACCGAGGTCGGCCACTTCGCCCGCAAGTCCGAAGCCAGCGCCTACATCAGCGCGGACCGCTACGAGGCATTCGATTACCGCGCCCTGGCGCGCGAGCTGCAGGCCGAGCTGCCGTCGGTGCGCCACGTCTTCGTTGTCGGCGATGCAGCGGAGTTCGTGGCCATCGGCGCGCTCGACGGCCCGCGCGACCCGCTGCCGGGCGATCCCGATCCGCAGTCGGTCGCGTTCCTGCAGATCTCCGGCGGCAGCACCGGCCTGTCGAAACTGATCCCGCGCACGCACGACGACTACATCTACAGCTTCCGCGCCAGCAACGCGCTGTGCGGCATCGATGCGGCCAGCGTGTACATGGTCGCGTTGCCGGCCGCGCACAACTTTCCGATGAGCTCGCCCGGATTCTTCGGCGCACTGTATGCAGGCGCGCGCGTGGTGCTGAGCCCGGGACCCGGGCCCGATGCGGCGTTCCCGCTGATCGCCCGCGAGCGCGTGACCTGTGTCGGTCTCGTGCCGCCGCTGGCGCTGCTGTGGGCCGACGCCGCGGGCAGGTCCACGCACGACCTGTCGAGCCTGCAGGTGCTGCAGGTCGGCGGTGCCAAACTCGTGCCCGAGGCCGCGCGGCGCGTCGTCGCCGGACTCGGCTGCCGGCTGCAGCAGGTCTTCGGCATGGCCGAAGGCCTGGTGAACTACACGCGTCTCGATGATCCCGAGGAACTCGTGCTGACCACACAGGGCCGGCCGATCAGTGACGACGACGAAGTGCTGGTGGTCGACGATCACGGCATGCCGGTCGCCGATGGCGAGGTGGGTCATCTGCTTGCGCGCGGCCCCTACACGATCCGCGGCTACCACAACGACGCCGCCGCGAACGCGCGTTCGTTCACCGCGGACGGCTTCTACCGGACCGGCGACATGGTGCAGCGGCTGCCGAGCGGCCATCTGGTGGTGCAGGGCAGGGCCACGGACCACATCAACCGCGCCGGCGAGAAGATCTCCGCCGAGGAAATCGAGGACCATCTGCTCGCGCATCCGCAGGTATTCGATGCGGCGGTGGTGTCGGTCCCCGACGACTACCTCGGCGAGCGCAGCTGCGCCTTCGTGATTCCCGGCGGCGAGAAGCCGCGGCCCGCCGAGCTCAAGGCCTGGGTACGTGGCCGTGGCCTGGCCGCGTTCAAGGTGCCTGACCAGATCGTGTTCGTCGATGCCTTCGGCACCACGGCGGTCGGCAAGATCAGCCGCCGCGAACTGCGGGCGCAATTGCGTGCGCGCTTCCTCGAAGACCAAAAGGACGCCGGCTGA